ACCACAGCGGACACCGTCCGCGAAAGGAACCCGATCATGCGAACCTATCCCCGCAACAGCCCTCAAGCCGCAGCCCGTATCGTCGCGCTCGCCCTCACCGCCGACGGCCACGTCTGCAGTTCGGAGGAGCGCGCCCTCGACAAACTGGATATAGCCGGTCAGCTCGGCCTCGCGCCGGCGCAATTCGCGCAAATCGTTCAGGCGATGTGTGAAGACCACTCCGGCGCGCAAACGTCGCTCGCGCCCACGGTCGGCCCGCTCGACGAACCCATGCTCACCGAGCTGATC
This genomic stretch from Paraburkholderia bryophila harbors:
- a CDS encoding TerB family tellurite resistance protein gives rise to the protein MRTYPRNSPQAAARIVALALTADGHVCSSEERALDKLDIAGQLGLAPAQFAQIVQAMCEDHSGAQTSLAPTVGPLDEPMLTELIAEIDDPKLRAKVIRLCIAVTIADNHLADDEIALLAAILNAWGPQPNPLLSRHGALLRAPRAYERTAAST